One segment of Penaeus vannamei isolate JL-2024 chromosome 3, ASM4276789v1, whole genome shotgun sequence DNA contains the following:
- the LOC113829784 gene encoding uncharacterized protein — MKCLSVLLVCLALAAAREGKKGGKAQAGEGPSTRFLPGLGGGLGGGFNPGFNPGFVGGFGNGIHGGFGHGFGNGFGGGFGGAPVGGLLGGGLVGAPATSGCRFWCRTPHGQAYCCENVNQPHSIPGVVKPGQCPPVRPFCPPVRSFGPPITCSSDGSCGGVDKCCFDTCLQEHTCKPPLGFGK; from the coding sequence ATGAAGTGTCTGTCCGTGCTCCTCGTGTGCCTGGCGCTGGCGGCGGCGCGGGAGGGCAAGAAGGGCGGGAAGGCGCAGGCAGGCGAGGGGCCTTCCACGCGGTTCTTGCCTGGCCTCGGGGGCGGGCTGGGGGGCGGCTTCAACCCAGGCTTTAACCCTGGCTTCGTAGGAGGCTTCGGCAACGGAATCCATGGAGGGTTCGGCCACGGCTTTGGAAACGGCTTTGGAGGCGGGTTCGGTGGAGCGCCCGTGGGAGGCCTGTTGGGCGGAGGTCTCGTGGGAGCTCCCGCAACAAGTGGGTGCAGGTTCTGGTGCAGGACGCCCCATGGGCAGGCCTACTGCTGCGAGAACGTCAACCAGCCTCACAGCATCCCCGGGGTGGTCAAGCCAGGCCAGTGCCCTCCCGTGCGCCCATTCTGCCCGCCCGTCAGGAGCTTCGGCCCCCCAATCACCTGCTCCAGCGACGGATCCTGCGGTGGCGTGGACAAGTGTTGCTTTGACACCTGCTTGCAGGAACACACGTGCAAGCCCCCCCTCGGGTTCGGCAAATAA